Within the Streptomyces vilmorinianum genome, the region GGACATGCTCGCCACCTACCCGGCCGATCTCGGCGCCGTGGACCGCGACAAGCTCACGCGGTGCATCGAGGAATGCGTCGCCTGCGCCCAGGCGTGTACCGCGTGTGCGGACGCCTGTCTGTCCGAGGGCATGGTCGGCGACCTGACCAAGTGCATCCGCACCGACATGGACTGCGCCGACATCTGCACCACCACGGCCGCGGTCCTCTCCCGGCACACCGGGTACGACGCCAACATCACCCGCGCCATGCTTCAGGCGTGCGCCGTGGCCTGCAGGGCGTGCGGCGACGAATGCGCCTCGCACGCGGACATGCACGACCACTGCCGCCTCTGCGCCGAGGCCTGCCGCTCCTGCGAGCAGGCGTGCGACGAGCTGCTCGGCGCCCTCGGCTGACCCGCGCGAAGGGGTACGGAAACGGGCTCGCTGCCCAGCGGGGCAGCGGGCCCGCTCGCGCGGGCGTCGGGCTCGGTGCCGCAACAGGCCCTCGTCGACGGGCCGTTTCCCGGCTGACGGGCCGGCAGACGGGTCGGCTGACGGGCCGGCAGATCCGCGCCCTCGCCGACGCGGCACGATCATCGTCAGAGGTCCGTCGTAAGCTCCCGCTCATGGCCGAGACACTCATGATCTACGACGGAACGACGAGCGAGACGGCCGCCGGGCCGCGCACCGGGGGCGTCCCGCTCGTGCCCGTCGGCTTCACCTGGCCGGAGTGCGGCACGTGCGAGGGCGCGATGCAGTTCCTTGCGCACCTGCCGCGGGACCACGGAGTGGTCTCCGTGTTCAAGTGCGCGAACGATCCCGGTCAGTGCGAGGAGTGGGAGGCCTTCGACGGCGGCAACCGCGCCTACCTGTTCCCCCACG harbors:
- a CDS encoding four-helix bundle copper-binding protein; translated protein: MTSTVKDMLATYPADLGAVDRDKLTRCIEECVACAQACTACADACLSEGMVGDLTKCIRTDMDCADICTTTAAVLSRHTGYDANITRAMLQACAVACRACGDECASHADMHDHCRLCAEACRSCEQACDELLGALG